The Canis aureus isolate CA01 chromosome 24, VMU_Caureus_v.1.0, whole genome shotgun sequence genome includes a window with the following:
- the ADRA1A gene encoding alpha-1A adrenergic receptor isoform X5, with protein sequence MVFLSGNASDSSNCTHPPAPVNISKAILLGVILGGLIIFGVLGNILVILSVACHRHLHSVTHYYIVNLAVADLLLTSTVLPFSAIFEILGYWAFGRVFCNIWAAVDVLCCTASIMGLCIISIDRYIGVSYPLRYPTIVTQKRGLMALLCVWALSLVISIGPLFGWRQPAPEDETICQITEEPGYVLFSALGSFYVPLTIILVMYCRVYVVAKRESRGLKSGLKTDKSDSEQVTLRIHRKNAPVGGTGVSSAKNKTHFSVRLLKFSREKKAAKTLGIVVGCFVLCWLPFFLVMPIEYWCKMDLEKTSPSHK encoded by the coding sequence ATGGTGTTTCTCTCTGGAAATGCCTCCGACAGTTCCAACTGCACCCACCCGCCGGCACCGGTGAACATATCCAAGGCCATTCTGCTCGGGGTGATCTTGGGGGGCCTCATCATTTTTGGTGTGCTGGGCAACATCCTGGTGATCCTCTCCGTGGCCTGCCACCGGCATCTGCACTCGGTCACTCACTACTACATCGTCAACCTGGCGGTGGCCGACCTCCTGCTCACCTCCACCGTGCTGCCCTTCTCGGCTATCTTCGAGATCCTGGGCTACTGGGCCTTTGGCAGGGTCTTCTGCAATATCTGGGCGGCGGTGGACGTCCTGTGCTGCACCGCGTCCATCATGGGACTCTGCATCATCTCCATCGACCGCTACATAGGTGTGAGCTACCCGCTGCGCTACCCCACCATCGTCACCCAGAAGAGGGGTCTCATGGCTCTGCTCTGTGTCTGGGCGCTGTCCCTCGTCATCTCCATCGGGCCTCTCTTTGGCTGGAGGCAGCCGGCCCCCGAGGACGAGACCATCTGTCAGATCACCGAGGAGCCGGGCTACGTGCTCTTCTCGGCGCTGGGCTCCTTCTACGTGCCACTGACCATCATCCTGGTCATGTACTGCCGGGTCTACGTGGTGGCCaagagggagagcaggggccTCAAGTCTGGCCTCAAGACTGACAAGTCGGACTCGGAGCAGGTGACGCTCCGCATCCATCGGAAGAACGCCCCAGTAGGAGGCACCGGGGTGTCCAGCGCCAAGAACAAGACGCACTTCTCGGTGAGGCTCCTCAAGTTCTCCCGGGAGAAGAAAGCGGCCAAAACGCTGGGCATCGTGGTCGGCTGCTTCGTCCTCTGCTGGCTGCCTTTTTTCTTAGTGATGCCCATTG